Proteins encoded within one genomic window of Trichoderma asperellum chromosome 2, complete sequence:
- a CDS encoding uncharacterized protein (EggNog:ENOG41~TransMembrane:3 (i178-201o221-241i262-284o)) gives MASQTNEFDAAAASSVALPKKTLSKADLQQRRQSTDRINDILETALQRAETMDPASLSLLQKGSPRGADADNGASGVMGRRISQGYQTVPTSDESDAPRPRRVSYSDAAKKNENHHRDQNHSLRRRNGVASSEDTDGPTKAKPSKPSWTKETFRKFQSLELENKGSVARDHLALERTFLAWLRTSLAFASIGVAVTQLFRLNTDNASANMVDFDHTKLQKMGRPLGATFLGISIVTLLLGCKRYFHAQEWILKGKFPASRGTILIMSFVALALMILSLVVVIVIRPS, from the exons ATGGCCTCTCAGACCAACGAGTTCGATGCTGCGGCAGCCAGTTCTGTGGCATTGCCAAAGAAGACGCTGTCAAAAGCTGACCTGCAGCAGCGTCGCCAGTCGACTGATCGTATCAACGACATTCTTGAG ACAGCTTTGCAACGGGCGGAAACCATGGATCCCGCCTCTTTGAGCCTCCTCCAGAAAGGCTCCCCCCGCGGTGCCGACGCCGACAATGGCGCTTCGGGAGTCATGGGAAGAAGAATTTCGCAGGGCTACCAGACCGTTCCAACGAGCGATGAAAGCGATGCCCCCCGCCCGAGAAGAGTTTCATACAGCGatgcggcgaagaagaatgagaacCACCACAGAGATCAGAACCATTCTCTGAGGCGGCGAAACGGGGTTGCCAGCTCGGAAGATACGGATGGACCAACAAAAGCGAAACCGTCGAAACCATCGTGGACGAAGGAGACTTTTCGCAAGTTTCAGTCGCTCGAACTAGAGAACAAAGGAAGCGTCGCAAGGGACCATCTCGCTCTTG AGCGCACATTTCTAGCATGGCTACGAACCTCTCTGGCGTTTGCATCCATTGGCGTCGCCGTGACGCAACTGTTCCGCCTCAATACCGACAATGCTTCTGCGAATATGGTCGACTTTGATCACACGAAACTACAAAAGATGGGCCGACCATTGGGTGCGACATTTCTTGGGATCAGCATCGTGActctgctgcttggctgcaaGCGCTACTTTCACGCACAGGAATGGATCCTCAAGGGCAAATTCCCAGCCAGCCGCGGGACCATCCTCATCATGTCATTCGTGGCGCTGGCTCTCATGATATTGTCGCTGGTGGTTGTCATTGTCATACGACCTTCGTAA
- a CDS encoding uncharacterized protein (EggNog:ENOG41), with protein MHRSSSSPLPPQGMPRSSSAAAINNNTKIRPQASSRIVRGQISSPIPMQDPLDKELYIRPHDTGATGHLPPHVNISKPSMEISRPSGEFARRRISSTPERSKSVLRTALSKIFGRKKAPRPITPLASADSEDERQDSHFSGAVRDSVPAQRIPPKKIETFPISEYDRALRSHSVGPEDVMAIRSARSPVNAEYSGHSRKRNGTGSDAHPASARWVKPTGLTPRPASTTDWGSRLVDASHDPEEIGRAVTTGLKRRSRSLSFIPLIETTDTPSITRRRSDEFPRGWRESYDQEAASPISSTAPNGGDRRTFISQKSNDEAELADEIDSPVKPFTFSNMPYMAEFAGGASMKITDAVGLETRIGQVENRLSLVEGLLTHARQASPGGGLANDSSERLAPPLPAWSSTFSTAVRPSSHSSAHVSGTSRLSFGEIPTYTRSASQQTSKQPMFAASTLSKSVPTGSFIMDHETYNALVSTMENDRAARLALEAQVKELSRQISRLSKSIPATRAAQGKDEVAPPSFGQTSVLDFVEDEDDNEDLRTKEARRSFRKAQNEDSGIGTESGDRDYPESFATLNDEHHNSKADLPFSSPDAILSLSKLTTLDAMAHPASQQTLSQPF; from the exons ATGCATcgatcatcttcatcccccCTTCCTCCCCAGGGCATGCCCCGGTCATCGAGCGCCGCTGCCATCAACAATAACACTAAGATTCGCCCTCAGGCCAGCTCCAGGATAGTTCGGGGCCAAATCTCCAGCCCAATTCCAATGCAAGATCCGCTGGATAAGGAACTGTATATCAGGCCACACGATACTGGAGCCACTGGACACCTACCTCCGCATGTCAACATTTCCAAGCCTTCCATGGAAATCTCTAGGCCGTCAGGAGAGTTTGCTCGCCGCCGCATTTCTTCAACACCTGAGCGATCTAAATCAGTTCTCCGAACGGCTCTTAGCAAAATCTTTGGCCGCAAAAAAGCTCCCCGGCCTATAACACCTCTAGCCTCTGCTGATTCGGAAGACGAAAGGCAAGATTCGCATTTCAGT GGTGCCGTGAGGGATTCCGTTCCTGCGCAAAGGATACCTCCGAAAAAGATTGAAACGTTTCCCATCTCTGAATATGATCGGGCTTTACGCTCTCATTCTGTTGGCCCCGAGGATGTCATGGCCATCCGGAGTGCGCGCAGCCCAGTCAACGCTGAATATAGCGGGCATTCAAGGAAACGCAACGGAACTGGTAGCGATGCTCACCCGGCTAGTGCGCGCTGGGTGAAGCCGACCGGCCTGACTCCGCGCCCTGCCAGTACGACCGACTGGGGTAGCAGGCTGGTTGATGCCAGCCATGACCCTGAAGAGATTGGTCGTGCTGTAACCACCGGCCTCAAGCGCAGATCAAGGAGCTTATCGTTCATCCCGTTGATCGAAACCACGGATACCCCAAGCATCACACGACGCCGCAGCGATGAATTTCCCCGTGGCTGGCGGGAAAGCTACGACCAGGAAGCCGCATCACCTATATCATCAACTGCTCCAAATGGCGGGGATCGGCGCACCTTTATTAGCCAAAAGTCCAACGATGAGGCAGAGCTAGCAGACGAAATTGACTCACCTGTGAAACCGTTTACGTTTTCGAATATGCCTTATATGGCAGAGTTTGCTGGTGGCGCCAGTATGAAAATTACAGATGCCGTTGGCTTGGAGACGCGGATTGGCCAAGTCGAGAATCGTCTGAGCCTAGTGGAAGGTCTTTTGACGCATGCCCGCCAAGCATCTCCAGGCGGCGGATTGGCAAACGACTCGTCTGAGCGATTGGCGCCACCCCTGCCTGCATGGTCATCTACCTTTTCGACGGCCGTTCGACCATCTTCTCACTCTTCTGCCCACGTTTCTGGAACATCTAGACTCTCGTTTGGCGAGATACCAACCTATACACGATCAGCAAGCCAACAAACATCGAAACAGCCCATGTTTGCAGCTTCCACCCTTTCCAAGTCTGTGCCCACCGGCTCATTTATCATGGATCATGAGACCTACAATGCACTCGTATCAACAATGGAGAACGACCGAGCTGCCCGACTAGCATTGGAAGCACAGGTCAAGGAACTCAGTCGACAAATCAGTCGCCTTTCCAAAAGTATACCGGCAACTCGTGCAGCCCAAGGGAAAGATGAGGTAGCACCCCCGTCCTTTGGCCAAACGTCAGTCTTGGATTTtgtcgaagatgaagacgacaaCGAAGATTTGAGAACAAAAGAAGCTCGACGAAGCTTCAGGAAGGCTCAAAACGAAGATTCCGGCATTGGAACCGAGTCTGGCGACAGAGACTACCCCGAATCGTTTGCTACATTAAACGACGAGCATCATAACTCCAAGGCAGATCTGCCATTCAGCTCACCTGATGCGATATTGTCGCTTTCTAAACTCACAACGCTGGATGCCATGGCACATCCAGCATCGCAGCAAACCTTATCGCAGCCATTCTAG
- the OCT1 gene encoding Mitochondrial intermediate peptidase (BUSCO:EOG092D0JA2~MEROPS:MER0001156), with protein sequence MLSSRGSRLWVCTRCCRRVIKGKQSLDQIRWESTAATATATATATPAADPAKLPFDHFTSSRHDDAVLRELFDAPSGRTFASFSLKKSQGLFKNRYLTSPDGFLAFAQKNLERATKIVHRVLSASTTREYQSLVRDLDRLSDLLCRVLDMADFVRMTHPDVRFQQAAADAWSMVYQYMNQLNTMTGLSDQLGEAMARPEVTSTWSEEEKQVAELLKLDFMKSAVNLPKSARDKFVELSSHISDVGSAFVQGMEPERKVVTLPSHRFYGLYPGLAASLKTRSNISIPTTGSEAAAALQSVYDEETRKEIYLAQRRASGRTIKLLETMLKLRAELANLAGFQSHGHMALKDRMMAKSPASVMEFLLALRDHNAPIIQHELSELTQKKRERLTMQDATLQAWDRDFYMEQIRAEMRSRVRFDDHLTAYFSVGTVIQGLSRLFDRLYGIRLVPRETLPGETWHPDVKRLDVVSDNGGQVAVLYCDLFYRPQKSPNPAHFTVRCSREILPDEVEEASSDLNSPNTPTFESAEQAANDGMEISTHDGTLKQLPTIALVCDFPKNDNAKEPAFLSFYSVETLFHEMGHAIHSILARTSFQNVSGTRCATDFAELPSTLMEHFAADRTVLSLFARHWKTDKPLPYDLVAERIRVSKRFEGIDTEHQILLAMVDQAYHSPQVASSSFDSTAAFHDIQRRFAHGPRDPPETRWQGFFGHLHSYGSTYYSYLFDRVLAERVWRVVFRAGEDGAAIGRENGERLKENLLKWGGGRDPWTCLADTLQDDRLAPGDEKSMALVGSWGLRDGLSH encoded by the coding sequence ATGCTTAGCTCCAGAGGCTCCCGCCTCTGGGTCTGCACCCGATGCTGTCGTCGCGTGATCAAGGGAAAACAGAGCCTGGACCAGATCCGATGGGAATCAACCGCTGCGACTGCAACTGCGACTGCGACTGCGACGCCGGCAGCCGACCCTGCGAAGCTCCCGTTCGACCACTTCACAAGCTCTCGACACGATGATGCGGTCCTCCGCGAGCTGTTCGACGCGCCATCCGGGCGAACTTTCGCCAGCTTCAGCCTGAAGAAGAGCCAAGGCCTCTTCAAGAACCGCTACCTGACCAGCCCTGACGGGTTCCTTGCCTTTGCGCAGAAGAACCTGGAGAGAGCGACCAAGATCGTCCACCGTGTGCTCTCCGCCTCGACGACCCGCGAGTACCAATCCCTCGTCCGGGACCTCGACCGGCTGAGCGATTTGCTATGCCGAGTCCTCGACATGGCCGACTTCGTTCGCATGACGCACCCCGATGTGCGCTTTCAGCAGGCCGCGGCAGATGCCTGGTCAATGGTCTACCAGTACATGAATCAGCTCAACACCATGACGGGACTGAGTGACCAGCTGGGAGAGGCCATGGCCCGGCCCGAGGTCACTTCGACCTGGtccgaggaggagaagcaagtggcagagctgctgaagctcgACTTCATGAAGTCTGCCGTCAACCTGCCCAAATCCGCGCGCGATAAGTTTGTTGAGCTCTCCTCGCACATTAGCGACGTCGGGTCGGCATTTGTCCAGGGCATGGAGCCAGAGCGTAAAGTCGTCACGCTGCCGTCTCATCGCTTCTACGGCTTATACCCCGGCCTTGCCGCTTCGCTCAAGACCCGGTCCAACATTTCGATTCCCACCACCGGCTCTGAGGCCGCGGCCGCTCTGCAGAGTGTCTATGATGAGGAGACCCGGAAGGAAATATATCTCGCCCAGCGAAGGGCATCTGGCCGGACCATTAAGCTCCTGGAGACAATGCTCAAGCTTCGAGCCGAGTTGGCCAACCTCGCCGGTTTCCAGAGCCACGGACATATGGCATTGAAGGATCGAATGATGGCCAAATCGCCCGCCTCAGTGATGGAATTCCTGCTTGCCCTGAGAGACCACAACGCCCCCATAATTCAGCACGAGCTAAGCGAGTTGACGCAGAAGAAGCGCGAGAGGCTCACTATGCAGGATGCCACCCTTCAGGCCTGGGACAGAGACTTTTACATGGAGCAGATCAGGGCTGAGATGCGATCTCGGGTCCGGTTTGATGACCATCTAACGGCCTACTTCTCCGTCGGCACCGTCATCCAGGGCCTATCCCGTCTATTCGATCGTCTCTACGGCATCCGCCTGGTCCCGCGGGAGACTCTCCCTGGAGAGACCTGGCATCCGGACGTCAAGCGGCTCGACGTAGTGTCTGATAACGGCGGCCAGGTCGCCGTTTTGTACTGCGATCTCTTCTACCGGCCGCAAAAGTCACCAAACCCGGCACACTTCACCGTCCGATGCTCCCGCGAGATCCTCCCCGACGAAGTCGAAGAAGCCAGCTCCGACCTCAACTCTCCCAACACGCCTACCTTCGAATCCGCCGAGCAAGCCGCCAACGACGGCATGGAAATCTCCACGCACGACGGCACCCTGAAGCAGCTCCCCACCATCGCCCTCGTGTGCGACTTCCCCAAGAACGACAACGCGAAAGAGCCCGCCTTCCTGTCCTTCTACTCAGTCGAGACGCTCTTCCACGAGATGGGCCACGCCATCCACTCCATCCTCGCCCGCACGTCCTTCCAAAACGTCTCCGGCACCCGCTGCGCCACCGACTTCGCCGAGCTCCCCTCCACCCTCATGGAGCACTTCGCCGCCGACCGCACcgtcctctccctcttcgcccGCCATTGGAAGACCGACAAGCCCCTGCCCTACGACCTCGTCGCCGAGCGTATCCGCGTCTCCAAGCGCTTCGAGGGCATCGACACCGAGCACCAGATCCTCCTCGCCATGGTCGACCAGGCCTACCACTCCCCACAAgtcgcctcctcctccttcgaTTCCACGGCTGCCTTCCACGACATCCAGCGCCGCTTCGCCCATGGACCTCGCGACCCTCCCGAGACCCGCTGGCAGGGCTTCTTCGGCCACTTGCACAGCTACGGCAGCACCTACTACAGCTACCTCTTCGACCGCGTGCTCGCCGAGCGAGTCTGGCGCGTCGTTTTCCGTGCTGGCGAGGACGGTGCCGCCATCGGTCGTGAGAACGGCGAGCGCCTAAAGGAGAACTTGCTGAAATGGGGCGGTGGCCGAGATCCCTGGACGTGCCTTGCTGATACGCTGCAGGATGACCGATTGGCCCCTGGAGACGAAAAATCCATGGCTTTGGTGGGCAGCTGGGGGCTCAGAGATGGCTTGTCTCATTAG
- a CDS encoding uncharacterized protein (EggNog:ENOG41), which produces MLDSDDLGEEFQSGLRLFFEAATTMRFLGFLQPLMMMMPDLIFKRLLTGPARSLIKLIRRLEACVDETIQKPADIEKSRPCLLDRIKTNNYRENGDFRERLLQEAEQFIVAGTETTGYALSVTTFYILQNADIQKMLRQELIDAEISLNDDIDIISLQNLSYLSAVITEGLRFAHGVGSRLPRVNKSSDVQYHQWRIPAGVPISMTSRLHHEDPQLFPEPLTFRPDRWLQPDSKRLRKYLSPFGLGSRICPGMHLAFYEIYIAIAYIFTHFDVDNNGTIKDDLISAHDLGAPFPKRDSKGLQVTLQLR; this is translated from the exons ATGCTTGACTCTGACGATTTAGGTGAAGAGTTTCAGTCTGGCTTGAGATTATTTTTTGAAGCAGCCACTACTATGCGATTTCTTGGATTTCTCCAGcctttgatgatgatgatgcccgaTCTGATATTCAAGCGATTGTTGACTGGCCCTGCAAGGtcattaataaaacttatcaGA AGATTAGAGGCTTGTGTTGATGAGACCATCCAGAAGCCAGCTGACATTGAAAAATCACGGCCATGTCTGCTTGATCGTATCAAGACCAACAACTACAGGGAAAATGGAGACTTTCGCGAACGCTTGCTTCAAGAAGCAGAGCAATTCATTGTTGCTGGTACCGAGACGACTGGCTACGCATTATCCGTCACTACCTTTTATATCCTTCAAAATGCGGATATTCAAAAGATGCTACGCCAAGAGCTTATCGACGCAGAGATCAGCCTAAACGACGATATTGACATCATATCACTTCAAAATTTGTCCTACTTG TCTGCTGTTATTACTGAAGGGCTCCG ATTCGCTCATGGCGTGGGCTCAAGGCTGCCCAGAGTAAACAAGTCCAGCGACGTACAGTACCACCAATGGCGGATACCTGCCGGT GTGCCGATAAGCATGACATCAAGGCTTCACCATGAAGATCCGCAGCTTTTCCCGGAACCGCTTACTTTTCGCCCGGATCGATGGCTTCAGCCAGACAGCAAACGACTGAGAAAATATCTCAGTCCATTTGGCCTTGGCTCAAGAATATGTCCTGGAATGCA CTTAGCGTTCTatgaaatatatattgcaaTTGCATATATATTCACCCATTTTGATGTGGACAATAATGGCACAATAAAAGATGATCTTATTTCTGCTCACGATTTGGGGGCACCATTTCCTAAACGAGATTCCAAGGGGCTCCAAGTGACTCTGCAGCTTAGATGA
- a CDS encoding uncharacterized protein (EggNog:ENOG41) translates to MEHFSKISYIIPILQSQDYEVVPVWGRIRKLSGEDFFFSETLATGSTIPHCLMLKKVTLPVLVEASEFDPAIHSKDNFTSSIHSYENTPPHLITLFELSSPGVCSHPSTAHGGLLSTILDEAMAHTLAAHFSTDPEKIDDVRRTLLTSKLEVAFKRPVRAPGILIVKSWCVAYNGRRHWMKAQAVQIEPVNGQPQGQEEVKLEASGLWIKTSSKL, encoded by the coding sequence ATGGAGCACTTTTCCAAAATATCTTACATCATCCCGATATTACAGTCACAAGACTATGAGGTTGTCCCGGTTTGGGGGCGAATTCGCAAGCTCAGCGGCGaagacttcttcttttctgagACACTCGCAACAGGATCGACAATTCCGCATTGCTTGATGTTGAAGAAAGTAACTCTTCCGGTATTGGTAGAAGCATCAGAATTCGATCCGGCCATACATTCGAAGGATAACTTCACCTCGTCTATTCATTCTTACGAGAATACGCCTCCCCACCTAATCACGCTCTTTGAACTATCCAGCCCGGGTGTTTGTTCACATCCTTCAACAGCACATGGGGGTCTTTTGTCAACTATTCTTGACGAAGCTATGGCTCATACACTGGCTGCGCACTTCTCAACAGATCCAGAAAAGATCGACGACGTAAGGAGAACTCTGTTGACATCGAAACTCGAAGTGGCATTTAAACGCCCAGTCCGAGCTCCAGGGATATTGATAGTCAAATCTTGGTGCGTAGCATACAATGGGCGGAGGCATTGGATGAAGGCACAAGCTGTTCAAATAGAGCCTGTCAACGGCCAACcacaaggccaagaagaagtcaaaTTAGAGGCATCTGGACTGTGGATAAAGACTAGTTCTAAATTGTAA